In the genome of Bradyrhizobium sp. CIAT3101, one region contains:
- the tcuB gene encoding tricarballylate utilization 4Fe-4S protein TcuB, protein MHGTRILDEADRLMTVCNSCRYCEGLCAVFPAMEMRRAFSDGDLNYLANLCHSCGACYVDCQFSPPHEFNVNVPKTLAVARAESYAAYAWPQALSGAFARNGLVISIVAALSMAAFIFGFAALNDRSVLLGVHTGPGAFYKLMPHNAMAALFSAAFLYAILALVMSVRAFWRDIGTPIGGRADGGSIFQATRDAGELRYLHGGGVGCYNEDDTPTDRRKLFHHLTFYGFLLCFAATSVATLYHYLLGREAPYPLWDLPVVLGTLGGIGLVVGPIGLFLAKTRRDPALLDENRYGMDVGFIAMLFLTGFTGMLLLLLRETPAMGPLLALHLGAVFALFITMPYGKFVHGIYRFAALVRYAQERRSEAGS, encoded by the coding sequence ATGCACGGAACTAGAATTCTGGACGAAGCCGACCGTCTGATGACGGTCTGCAATTCCTGCCGGTATTGCGAGGGTCTTTGCGCGGTATTTCCCGCGATGGAGATGCGCCGCGCCTTCTCCGACGGCGATCTCAACTACCTCGCCAACCTCTGCCATTCCTGCGGCGCCTGCTACGTCGATTGCCAGTTCTCGCCGCCGCACGAGTTCAACGTCAACGTCCCGAAGACGCTGGCGGTCGCGCGCGCCGAATCTTATGCCGCTTATGCCTGGCCGCAGGCGCTGTCCGGCGCCTTCGCACGCAATGGCCTCGTCATCAGCATCGTCGCTGCACTGAGCATGGCGGCCTTCATCTTCGGCTTTGCGGCCCTGAACGATCGCAGCGTGCTGCTTGGCGTGCACACCGGTCCCGGCGCCTTCTACAAGCTGATGCCGCACAATGCGATGGCCGCGCTGTTCAGCGCAGCCTTTCTCTATGCGATCCTCGCACTGGTCATGAGCGTCCGCGCCTTCTGGCGCGACATCGGCACGCCGATCGGCGGGCGGGCTGATGGTGGCTCCATTTTCCAGGCCACCCGGGACGCCGGCGAGTTGCGCTATCTCCATGGTGGCGGGGTCGGTTGCTACAACGAGGACGACACGCCGACCGACCGTCGCAAGCTTTTCCATCATTTGACGTTCTATGGCTTCCTGCTGTGCTTTGCCGCGACCTCGGTCGCTACGCTGTACCACTATCTTCTCGGCCGTGAGGCGCCGTATCCGTTGTGGGATCTGCCCGTGGTGCTCGGCACACTCGGCGGCATCGGGCTCGTCGTTGGTCCGATTGGCCTGTTCCTCGCGAAAACGCGCCGCGATCCGGCCCTGCTCGACGAGAACCGTTACGGCATGGATGTCGGCTTCATCGCCATGCTGTTCCTGACCGGTTTCACCGGCATGCTGCTTCTGCTCCTGCGCGAGACTCCGGCCATGGGGCCGCTGCTGGCGCTGCATCTCGGTGCGGTGTTCGCGCTGTTCATCACCATGCCCTATGGCAAGTTCGTGCACGGCATCTATCGCTTCGCGGCGCTGGTGCGCTACGCTCAGGAGCGGCGCAGCGAAGCCGGCTCTTGA
- the tcuA gene encoding FAD-dependent tricarballylate dehydrogenase TcuA: MSGKYDVLVIGGGNAALCAAIAARRGGASVLVLEGAPKFYRGGNTRHTRNMRCAHDAATEILTGPYTEDEFWEDLLRVTGGQTDEVLARHMIRESKDILNWIVEQGVRWQPSLGGTLSLGRTNSFFLGGGRAMLNALYLTAERLGVDVEYDAEVTDLVIEDGMFLAARLKRPINGEAEVRATSLVAAAGGFEANIEWLKQYWGEAADNFLIRGTPYNRGSILKMLLDKGVQEVGDPTQCHAVAIDARAPKFDGGIITRHDSVVFGIVVNKHSQRFYDEGEDIWPKRYAIWGRLVAAQPDQIAYIIFDSTVVTSFMPTLFPPIAGQTIAELAGKLTLDPAALEKTITEFNAAVRPGTFDHTILDDCRTEGITPQKTHWARKIDTPPYLAYPVRPGITFTYLGTRVNKEARMLMADGKPSANMFAAGEIMAGNVLGKGYAAGMGMTIGSVFGRIAGREAAKHARN, from the coding sequence ATGAGCGGCAAATACGATGTGCTGGTGATCGGCGGCGGCAACGCAGCGCTGTGCGCGGCGATCGCGGCGCGCCGCGGCGGTGCCTCGGTGCTGGTGCTCGAAGGTGCGCCAAAGTTCTATCGCGGCGGCAACACCCGCCACACCCGCAACATGCGCTGTGCCCATGACGCCGCGACCGAAATCCTGACCGGTCCCTACACCGAGGATGAGTTTTGGGAGGATCTGCTGCGCGTCACCGGCGGCCAGACCGACGAGGTGCTCGCCCGCCATATGATCCGGGAGTCCAAGGACATCCTGAACTGGATCGTGGAACAGGGCGTGCGCTGGCAGCCCTCGCTTGGCGGTACTCTGAGCCTCGGCCGCACCAACTCCTTTTTCCTCGGCGGCGGCCGCGCCATGCTGAACGCGCTTTATCTGACCGCCGAGCGGCTCGGCGTCGACGTCGAATATGACGCCGAGGTCACCGATCTCGTGATCGAAGACGGCATGTTTCTCGCCGCGCGCCTGAAGCGGCCGATCAACGGCGAGGCCGAGGTCCGCGCGACGTCGCTGGTTGCCGCCGCCGGCGGGTTTGAGGCGAACATCGAATGGTTGAAGCAATATTGGGGCGAGGCAGCCGACAATTTCCTGATCCGCGGCACGCCCTACAATCGCGGCTCGATCCTGAAGATGCTGCTCGACAAGGGCGTGCAGGAGGTCGGCGATCCCACCCAGTGCCATGCGGTTGCGATCGATGCCCGCGCGCCGAAATTCGACGGCGGCATCATTACGCGGCATGACTCCGTCGTGTTCGGCATCGTCGTCAACAAGCATTCGCAGCGCTTCTACGACGAAGGCGAGGACATCTGGCCGAAGCGCTACGCGATCTGGGGCCGGCTGGTCGCGGCGCAGCCCGACCAGATCGCCTACATCATCTTTGACTCCACTGTCGTCACCTCGTTCATGCCGACGCTGTTTCCGCCGATCGCCGGGCAGACGATCGCCGAGCTTGCCGGCAAGCTGACGCTCGACCCGGCCGCGCTGGAAAAGACCATCACCGAATTCAACGCGGCGGTGCGGCCCGGCACGTTCGATCACACCATTCTGGATGATTGCCGCACCGAAGGCATCACGCCGCAAAAGACGCACTGGGCGCGCAAAATCGACACGCCGCCTTATCTCGCCTATCCGGTGCGGCCTGGCATCACCTTCACCTATCTCGGCACGCGTGTGAACAAGGAGGCGCGGATGCTGATGGCAGACGGCAAGCCGTCGGCCAACATGTTCGCAGCCGGCGAGATCATGGCGGGCAATGTGCTCGGCAAGGGGTATGCCGCCGGCATGGGCATGACCATCGGCAGCGTGTTCGGGCGGATCGCAGGACGGGAAGCGGCGAAACATGCACGGAACTAG
- a CDS encoding GntR family transcriptional regulator, with amino-acid sequence MARRPAKAGGSIARGGGVALGEAVFRSLCEALQAGSYRAGDRLREEEVAQRLKVSRTPVREALGRLAARGFVEPAGGRGLIVRNLDISEVLELYAMREIMEGAAARLAAEHASAPEIDALRDIEQAFVEASEAAEMAGEMARLNRAFHEAICRAARNRYLDNASRELQDWIALLGPTTFTVTGRPSTSHGEHQGIIEAIAARDGDKAEQLARAHIREALRCRLKLLQKQ; translated from the coding sequence ATGGCCAGACGCCCGGCAAAGGCAGGCGGATCGATCGCACGCGGCGGTGGCGTCGCGCTGGGCGAAGCGGTGTTCCGCTCGCTCTGCGAGGCCCTTCAGGCCGGCAGCTACCGCGCCGGCGATCGCCTGCGCGAGGAAGAGGTCGCGCAACGGCTGAAGGTCAGCCGCACACCGGTGCGGGAGGCGCTTGGCCGGCTCGCCGCACGCGGCTTCGTTGAGCCCGCCGGCGGCCGCGGGCTGATCGTGCGCAACCTCGACATCTCGGAGGTGCTTGAGCTCTACGCCATGCGCGAGATCATGGAAGGCGCCGCCGCGCGCCTCGCCGCGGAGCACGCCTCCGCACCAGAGATCGACGCACTCAGGGACATCGAGCAGGCCTTTGTCGAGGCATCCGAGGCCGCCGAGATGGCCGGAGAAATGGCAAGGCTCAACCGCGCCTTCCACGAGGCGATCTGCCGCGCCGCGCGCAACCGCTATCTCGACAATGCCTCGCGCGAGCTGCAGGACTGGATCGCGCTGCTCGGCCCGACCACTTTCACCGTGACGGGACGGCCCTCGACCAGCCATGGCGAGCACCAGGGCATCATCGAGGCCATCGCGGCGCGCGACGGCGACAAGGCCGAGCAGCTCGCGCGCGCCCACATTCGCGAGGCGCTGCGCTGCCGGCTCAAGCTGCTGCAGAAGCAGTAG
- a CDS encoding patatin-like phospholipase family protein — translation MDASAERNAGERLEPTSNQVRKINLALQGGGAHGAFTWGVLDRLLDEEKLAFDGLSATSAGAMNAAAFAYGLTVGGRDGAHKALTDYWKRVSEAARRGPLQPSPFDRMLGDHKLSWSPIFSMIGFVTRMLSPYQFNPINYNPLREVVEQSIDFGVLQRANCPVKLFLSATNVRTGKVKIFAEKEISVDAVMASACLPTMFHAVEIDGEAYWDGGYMGNPAIFPLIYNCESADTVIVHINPLLRTDVPRTADDILNRINEISFNSSLMREMRAIGFVTSLIRQKRVTDGGLKSVLIHSISDDGFMGALTPTSKYNADWDFLIFLRDQGRKCADDWLAKNFVKLGVESSVDLDKIYL, via the coding sequence ATGGATGCGAGTGCGGAGCGTAACGCCGGGGAGCGGCTTGAGCCAACCTCCAACCAGGTCAGGAAGATCAACCTTGCGCTTCAGGGAGGTGGCGCGCATGGCGCCTTTACCTGGGGTGTACTCGATCGGCTGCTGGACGAAGAGAAATTGGCCTTTGATGGACTGAGTGCGACCAGCGCCGGCGCGATGAATGCCGCGGCCTTCGCATACGGGTTGACGGTTGGCGGTCGTGATGGCGCGCACAAGGCGCTCACCGACTATTGGAAGCGTGTCAGTGAGGCAGCGAGGCGTGGGCCGTTGCAGCCGAGTCCGTTCGACCGGATGCTGGGCGATCACAAGCTGTCATGGTCGCCGATATTCTCAATGATCGGCTTCGTGACACGCATGCTCTCGCCCTATCAATTCAACCCGATCAACTACAACCCTTTACGTGAGGTGGTCGAGCAGTCGATCGATTTTGGCGTATTGCAACGAGCGAACTGTCCGGTCAAACTCTTCCTGTCAGCGACCAATGTTCGCACTGGCAAGGTGAAGATCTTTGCGGAAAAGGAGATCTCGGTCGATGCAGTGATGGCTTCGGCCTGCCTCCCGACTATGTTTCATGCGGTGGAGATCGACGGTGAAGCCTATTGGGACGGCGGTTATATGGGAAATCCCGCAATTTTCCCGCTAATCTACAACTGCGAGAGCGCCGACACCGTCATTGTCCACATCAACCCGTTGCTGCGCACAGATGTGCCCCGCACGGCCGACGATATCCTCAACCGCATCAACGAGATCAGCTTCAACTCGTCCCTGATGCGGGAGATGCGCGCGATCGGCTTCGTCACCAGCCTGATCAGGCAAAAGCGTGTCACGGATGGCGGGCTGAAGAGCGTGCTGATCCACAGCATCTCGGATGACGGCTTCATGGGCGCGCTCACGCCGACCAGCAAGTACAACGCCGACTGGGATTTCCTGATTTTTCTTCGCGATCAGGGCCGCAAATGCGCGGACGACTGGCTCGCGAAGAACTTCGTCAAACTCGGCGTCGAATCCTCGGTGGACCTCGATAAGATCTACCTCTGA
- the ybaK gene encoding Cys-tRNA(Pro) deacylase: MSKVTPATRALTAARVAFTVHAYDYDPDAESIGIQAAAALGEDPARVLKTLMALVDGKPVCVIVPSDQEVSMKKLAASVSGKSAQMMKPTEAERVTGYKVGGISPFGQRKPVRTVIEQSALAHALVYLNGGQRGLQVRMKPTDVRDVVKAVVADVLA, encoded by the coding sequence ATGTCCAAGGTCACCCCCGCCACCCGCGCACTCACAGCTGCCCGCGTTGCCTTCACCGTTCACGCTTACGACTATGATCCCGATGCCGAAAGCATCGGGATCCAGGCCGCCGCGGCGCTCGGCGAAGATCCGGCTCGCGTCCTGAAGACGCTGATGGCGCTGGTGGACGGCAAGCCGGTTTGCGTGATCGTACCCTCCGACCAGGAAGTCTCGATGAAGAAGCTCGCCGCTTCCGTGAGCGGCAAGTCGGCGCAGATGATGAAACCGACGGAGGCCGAGCGTGTCACCGGCTACAAGGTCGGCGGTATCAGCCCATTCGGGCAGCGCAAGCCGGTCCGCACCGTGATCGAGCAGAGCGCGCTCGCGCATGCTCTGGTCTATCTCAATGGCGGCCAGCGTGGCTTGCAGGTGCGGATGAAGCCGACCGATGTGCGCGATGTCGTGAAGGCGGTGGTGGCGGACGTGCTGGCGTGA